The Micromonospora sp. Llam0 genome includes a window with the following:
- a CDS encoding LuxR C-terminal-related transcriptional regulator, translated as MGRSEELDRLFAAATDGGRGLILSGSAGIGKSRLLREVVGRLPTETYAVWFASGSVSAAGLPFAGLAQVLPADQPPGLSPSALLRWAVESLRQRAAGRPIVLAIDDAHLLDPSSAAVTNLIARSGHATVLGTLLSGEPVPLPIRALWADDLVVHDQLAPLDVVDSTGLLMELLGGPLDPTSAERLWRLSEGNPLLLRELVIAAQSGQELTQTYGVWRWTGRLELAPSLTDLIDSRIGRLSPPVRGVVELVAFGQPIGLQLLLRTSRHADVEAAEERGLIRVDVDDRRQDVHMAHPLYGEVVRRRCPVTRAQRLQARLASLVDGVGARRREDLLRVAVWRLESNTADDPAMLLSAAGRAFAGYDVPLADRLAARAFDAGGGFDAAELRATILMFRDEPERALATIEAVRDEVTTDERRSRWLMVLGLVAYWGLGNESTLEDLAAGARELTDPAERVRVDSFEAIMRLHRLECDAALRLARAVLDRPAASHAAHGLAQCTIAHLQAAQGDLTGSGRAIARVEADAPHWRTELPYLQLALELARGTRLVLAGDLSGIEAIVAEEFADLADAGDFRLGSGYLSVIRAQAARLRGRLDDALRHSLQACATLATGRVYAGLAHAERAHAAALRGEAAQAAAAMADSDRAQTPGMAILYPWREQARCWVAVAEGDVTGAVGMLRELAARLRTDGFAGHEVMVLHDLVRLDRADLAVDRLTELAKVVEGPLPPLVLRQAQGATNGPYGALLRAASGFAGLGLHLFAAESAAMAVRRQRLARSPVTGQTNVLLGRSLGQCVDVRTPALLAGRPNLTGREQQVAKLAAAGVASREIAQRLFLSPRTVENHLHRAYGKLGVTGRAELAEAVRALPDEPGPPGRDRPGRPGGRTVAR; from the coding sequence GTGGGACGGTCCGAAGAGCTCGACCGGCTGTTCGCCGCCGCCACCGACGGCGGTCGCGGCCTGATCCTCAGTGGCTCCGCCGGGATCGGCAAGAGCCGACTGCTACGGGAAGTCGTAGGTAGACTGCCGACCGAGACCTACGCGGTCTGGTTCGCCTCGGGCAGCGTCAGCGCCGCCGGCCTGCCGTTCGCCGGCCTCGCCCAGGTACTCCCGGCGGATCAGCCACCCGGGTTGTCCCCGTCGGCGCTGCTGCGCTGGGCCGTCGAGTCGCTGCGGCAGCGGGCCGCCGGCCGGCCGATCGTGCTCGCCATCGACGACGCGCACCTGCTCGACCCCTCCTCGGCGGCGGTGACGAACCTGATCGCCCGCTCCGGCCACGCCACTGTGCTGGGTACGCTGCTCAGCGGCGAGCCGGTGCCGCTGCCGATCCGGGCACTGTGGGCCGACGATCTGGTGGTACACGACCAGCTGGCGCCGCTGGACGTCGTCGACAGCACCGGCCTGCTGATGGAGCTGCTCGGTGGGCCGCTGGACCCGACGTCGGCCGAACGGCTGTGGCGACTGTCCGAAGGAAATCCGCTGCTGCTGCGGGAGCTCGTCATCGCCGCCCAGTCCGGGCAGGAGCTGACCCAGACGTACGGGGTGTGGCGGTGGACCGGCCGGCTGGAGCTGGCACCGAGCCTGACCGATCTGATCGACAGCCGGATCGGCCGGCTCAGCCCGCCGGTCCGCGGCGTCGTCGAGCTGGTGGCGTTCGGCCAGCCGATCGGGCTGCAGCTGTTGCTGCGGACCAGCCGGCACGCCGACGTGGAGGCCGCCGAGGAACGCGGGCTGATCCGGGTCGACGTCGACGACCGCCGGCAGGACGTGCACATGGCCCATCCGCTGTACGGCGAGGTGGTACGCCGCCGGTGCCCGGTCACCCGGGCGCAGCGGCTGCAGGCGCGGCTCGCCTCGCTCGTGGACGGAGTCGGGGCACGGCGCCGGGAGGATCTGCTGCGGGTCGCCGTCTGGCGGCTGGAGTCGAACACCGCCGACGACCCGGCGATGCTGCTCAGCGCGGCCGGCCGGGCGTTCGCCGGGTACGACGTCCCACTGGCGGACCGGCTGGCCGCCCGCGCGTTCGACGCCGGCGGGGGGTTCGACGCGGCCGAGCTGAGGGCGACCATCCTGATGTTCCGCGACGAGCCGGAGCGGGCCCTGGCCACCATCGAGGCGGTCCGCGACGAGGTCACCACCGACGAACGACGCAGCCGCTGGTTGATGGTGCTGGGACTGGTCGCCTACTGGGGGCTCGGCAACGAGTCGACGCTGGAGGACCTGGCGGCCGGTGCCCGCGAGCTGACCGACCCGGCCGAGCGGGTCCGGGTCGACTCGTTCGAGGCGATCATGCGGTTGCACCGGCTGGAGTGTGACGCCGCGTTGCGGCTGGCACGTGCCGTACTCGACCGGCCGGCGGCCAGTCACGCCGCCCACGGGCTGGCCCAGTGCACCATCGCCCACCTGCAGGCCGCGCAGGGCGACCTGACCGGCAGCGGCCGGGCCATCGCCCGGGTCGAGGCCGACGCCCCGCACTGGCGTACCGAGCTTCCCTACCTGCAGCTGGCGCTGGAGCTCGCCCGCGGCACCCGGCTGGTGCTCGCCGGCGACCTGTCCGGGATCGAGGCGATCGTCGCCGAGGAGTTCGCCGACCTGGCCGACGCCGGTGACTTCCGGCTCGGGTCCGGTTACCTGTCGGTGATCCGGGCGCAGGCCGCCCGGCTGCGCGGCCGGCTCGACGACGCGCTGCGACACAGCTTGCAGGCGTGCGCCACGCTGGCCACCGGCCGGGTGTACGCCGGGCTGGCCCACGCCGAACGCGCACACGCGGCCGCCCTGCGTGGCGAGGCGGCCCAGGCCGCCGCGGCGATGGCCGACTCGGACCGGGCACAGACACCCGGGATGGCCATCCTGTACCCGTGGCGGGAGCAGGCGCGCTGCTGGGTGGCGGTCGCCGAGGGGGACGTCACCGGCGCGGTCGGCATGCTGCGGGAGCTGGCGGCCCGGCTGCGTACCGATGGTTTCGCCGGCCACGAGGTGATGGTGCTGCACGACCTGGTCCGGCTGGACCGGGCCGACCTGGCGGTGGACCGGCTGACCGAGCTCGCCAAGGTCGTCGAGGGCCCGCTGCCGCCGCTGGTCCTGCGTCAGGCGCAGGGCGCCACCAACGGACCGTACGGTGCCCTGCTGCGCGCGGCCAGCGGCTTCGCCGGCCTCGGGCTGCACCTGTTCGCCGCCGAGTCCGCCGCGATGGCGGTACGGCGGCAGCGGCTGGCCCGCTCGCCGGTGACCGGGCAGACCAACGTGCTGCTCGGCCGGTCGCTCGGCCAGTGCGTCGACGTGCGTACCCCGGCGTTGCTGGCCGGCCGGCCCAACCTGACCGGCCGGGAGCAACAAGTGGCGAAGCTGGCGGCGGCCGGCGTGGCCAGCCGGGAGATAGCGCAGCGGTTGTTCCTGTCGCCCCGCACCGTGGAGAACCATCTGCACCGGGCGTACGGCAAGCTCGGCGTGACCGGGCGTGCCGAGCTGGCCGAGGCGGTGCGCGCCCTGCCCGACGAGCCGGG
- the clpS gene encoding ATP-dependent Clp protease adapter ClpS, protein MAAPQVAPVETPDTVEVPGDERLWVTIVWDDPVNLMTYVTWVFQKLFGYSQAKAEELMLDVHNKGRAVVSSGPRERMELDASRLHAYGLWATVDRA, encoded by the coding sequence ATGGCGGCTCCCCAGGTTGCTCCGGTCGAGACGCCGGACACGGTCGAGGTACCAGGTGACGAACGCCTGTGGGTGACCATCGTCTGGGACGATCCGGTCAACCTGATGACGTACGTGACCTGGGTTTTTCAGAAGTTGTTCGGGTACAGCCAGGCCAAGGCGGAGGAGCTGATGCTCGACGTGCACAACAAGGGCCGGGCGGTGGTGTCCAGCGGCCCCCGCGAGCGGATGGAGCTCGACGCGTCCCGGCTGCACGCCTACGGGCTCTGGGCGACGGTCGATCGGGCATGA
- a CDS encoding DUF2017 domain-containing protein, which yields MSMFRRRNGRVVAVFSPDEVRVLRKVAGEVVGLLTDGFERDDPVVDRLFPDTYRDDPASSAELRRYTESDLKTAKIDQAGAVLAALPADADDTGAEVRLDGEAAEAWLRAINDARLAMGVRLQVRADTDLGAELAAAERDDPSSSRLFQLSVYAYLGYLQESLLGALLD from the coding sequence ATGAGCATGTTTCGACGCCGCAACGGGCGGGTCGTCGCGGTCTTCTCCCCCGACGAGGTACGGGTGCTGCGCAAGGTCGCCGGTGAGGTGGTGGGTCTGCTCACCGACGGGTTCGAACGGGACGACCCAGTGGTCGACCGGCTCTTCCCGGACACTTACCGGGACGATCCGGCGAGCTCGGCGGAGCTGCGGCGGTACACCGAGAGCGACCTCAAGACGGCCAAGATCGACCAGGCGGGAGCGGTGCTCGCCGCGTTGCCGGCCGACGCCGACGACACGGGCGCGGAGGTCCGCCTGGACGGCGAGGCGGCCGAGGCGTGGCTGCGCGCGATCAACGACGCCCGGCTGGCGATGGGCGTCCGGTTGCAGGTGCGGGCCGACACCGATCTCGGCGCCGAGCTGGCGGCGGCCGAGCGGGACGATCCGTCGTCGAGCCGGCTGTTCCAGCTGTCGGTCTACGCCTATCTGGGCTATCTGCAGGAGTCCCTGCTCGGCGCGTTGCTCGACTGA
- a CDS encoding Mov34/MPN/PAD-1 family protein, translated as MLSIDRSIIDAIVAHARRDHPDEACGVVAGPAGSDTPTRHVPMQNAARSMTFYEFDSMEQLHLWREMDDRDEEPVVIYHSHTATEAYPSRTDAAIAGWPEAHYLLVSTRDPEVTEIRSFRIVDEVVTEEPVNLIDAGVDPHAVQSYLFGQTPTTVDYECSSGR; from the coding sequence GTGCTGAGCATCGACCGGTCGATCATCGACGCGATCGTCGCCCATGCCCGCCGGGACCACCCCGACGAGGCGTGCGGCGTCGTCGCCGGACCGGCCGGCTCGGACACGCCGACCCGGCACGTCCCGATGCAGAACGCGGCCCGCTCGATGACGTTCTACGAGTTCGACTCGATGGAGCAGTTGCATCTGTGGCGGGAGATGGACGACCGGGACGAGGAGCCGGTGGTGATCTACCACTCGCACACCGCGACCGAGGCGTACCCGTCCCGCACCGACGCGGCGATCGCCGGCTGGCCCGAGGCCCACTACCTGCTGGTCTCCACCCGTGACCCGGAGGTCACCGAGATCCGGTCGTTCCGCATCGTGGACGAGGTGGTGACCGAGGAGCCGGTCAATCTCATTGACGCCGGTGTCGACCCGCACGCGGTGCAGTCGTACCTGTTCGGGCAGACCCCGACCACGGTCGACTACGAGTGTTCGTCCGGCCGCTGA
- a CDS encoding MoaD/ThiS family protein: MSIEVRVPTILRSYTGGAKVVEGNGDTLAALLDDLDAKHSGLRGRLVTDEGNLHRFVNIYVNDEDVRFLGALEAKVADGDTVTILPAVAGGAGDIASAATTTVSG; encoded by the coding sequence ATGTCTATCGAAGTTCGCGTCCCCACCATCCTGCGCAGCTACACCGGCGGCGCCAAGGTCGTCGAAGGCAACGGGGACACCCTCGCCGCCCTGCTGGACGACCTCGACGCCAAGCACTCCGGCCTGCGTGGCCGGCTGGTCACCGACGAGGGCAACCTGCACCGGTTCGTCAACATTTACGTCAACGACGAGGATGTCCGGTTCCTCGGCGCGCTCGAGGCCAAGGTCGCCGACGGGGACACCGTGACGATCCTGCCCGCGGTGGCCGGCGGCGCGGGCGACATCGCCTCGGCCGCCACCACCACCGTCAGCGGCTGA
- a CDS encoding PLP-dependent cysteine synthase family protein, with product MARYDSLLDACGGTPLVGLPRLSPVVPDGAPPVRLWAKLEDRNPTGSVKDRAAMFMVRAAERAGRLRPGDTILEPTSGNTGISLAMVAKLRGYRLVCVMPENVSAERVQLLRMYGAEIIFSPAAGGSNQAVATAKQIAAEHPDWVMLYQYGNSGNAQAHYETTGPELLRDLPTVTHFVAGLGTTGTLMGTGRYLREKVDGIEVVAAEPRYGELVYGLRNIDEGYVPELYDANVLTRRFSVGTRDAVLRTRQLVEVEGLFVGFSTGAVLHAALAVAHEAVKAGRRADVAFLVADGGWKYLSTGAYGGTLSDAEEALEGQLWA from the coding sequence ATGGCGCGCTACGACAGCCTGCTCGACGCGTGTGGCGGCACCCCGCTGGTCGGCCTGCCCCGGCTCTCCCCGGTGGTGCCCGACGGGGCACCACCGGTACGGCTGTGGGCCAAGCTGGAGGACCGCAACCCGACCGGCAGTGTCAAGGACCGGGCGGCCATGTTCATGGTCCGCGCCGCCGAACGGGCCGGGCGGCTCCGACCCGGAGACACCATCCTCGAACCCACCAGCGGCAACACCGGCATCTCGCTCGCCATGGTGGCGAAGCTGCGCGGCTACCGGCTGGTCTGCGTCATGCCGGAGAACGTCTCCGCCGAACGGGTCCAGCTGCTCCGGATGTACGGCGCCGAGATCATCTTCTCGCCGGCCGCCGGCGGCTCCAACCAGGCGGTGGCCACCGCCAAGCAGATCGCCGCCGAGCACCCCGACTGGGTGATGCTCTACCAGTACGGCAACAGCGGCAACGCCCAGGCCCACTACGAGACCACCGGGCCGGAGCTGCTGCGCGACCTGCCCACGGTCACCCACTTCGTCGCCGGGCTCGGCACCACCGGCACCCTGATGGGCACCGGGCGCTACCTGCGGGAGAAGGTCGACGGCATCGAGGTGGTCGCGGCCGAGCCCCGCTACGGCGAGCTGGTGTACGGGTTACGCAACATCGACGAGGGCTACGTGCCGGAGCTGTACGACGCGAACGTGCTGACCCGGCGGTTCTCGGTGGGTACCCGCGACGCGGTGCTGCGGACCCGGCAGCTGGTCGAGGTGGAAGGGCTCTTCGTCGGCTTCTCGACCGGCGCCGTACTGCACGCCGCGCTCGCCGTCGCGCACGAGGCGGTCAAGGCCGGTCGCCGCGCCGACGTGGCGTTCCTGGTCGCCGACGGCGGCTGGAAGTACCTCTCCACCGGTGCGTACGGCGGCACGCTGTCCGACGCCGAGGAAGCGCTGGAAGGTCAGCTCTGGGCCTGA
- a CDS encoding MBL fold metallo-hydrolase yields MRLTVLGCAGSFPGPEAACSAYLIEADGFRLLVDFGSGSLSALQRYAGLHAVDAILLTHLHCDHMLDACTYVVVRRYAPDGPYPPLPVYAPAGAPDRIATAYNISGESVDDVYTFYGLQPGSFPIGPLQVTVDRVNHPVETYGVRVEHGDRVLTYSSDTAPCEALLRLAQDAHVFLCEASYLDGVDNPPDLHLTGREAGEAATKAGVGRLLLTHLVTAWGSEASTFEAAASSFDGPVEIVRAGARYEV; encoded by the coding sequence ATGCGTCTGACCGTACTCGGCTGCGCCGGGAGTTTCCCCGGGCCCGAGGCAGCCTGTTCGGCCTACCTGATCGAGGCGGACGGGTTCCGCCTGCTCGTCGACTTCGGCTCGGGTTCGCTGTCCGCCCTGCAGCGGTACGCCGGCCTGCACGCGGTCGACGCGATCCTGCTCACCCACCTGCACTGCGACCACATGCTCGACGCCTGCACCTACGTGGTGGTGCGGCGCTACGCCCCGGACGGCCCGTACCCGCCGCTGCCGGTCTACGCCCCGGCCGGCGCGCCCGACCGGATCGCCACCGCGTACAACATCAGCGGCGAGTCGGTCGACGACGTCTACACCTTCTACGGACTGCAACCCGGCAGCTTCCCGATCGGCCCGCTGCAGGTCACCGTCGACCGGGTCAACCACCCGGTGGAAACCTACGGAGTACGCGTGGAGCACGGCGACCGGGTGCTGACCTACTCGTCGGACACGGCACCCTGTGAGGCGCTGCTGCGGCTGGCCCAGGACGCGCACGTCTTCCTCTGCGAGGCCAGCTACCTCGACGGGGTGGACAACCCACCGGATCTGCACCTGACCGGCCGCGAGGCCGGGGAGGCCGCGACCAAGGCGGGCGTCGGCCGGCTGCTGCTGACCCACCTGGTCACTGCCTGGGGCAGCGAGGCGTCGACGTTCGAGGCGGCGGCGTCGAGCTTCGACGGGCCGGTCGAGATCGTCCGGGCCGGCGCCCGTTACGAGGTCTGA
- a CDS encoding glycosyltransferase family 1 protein, whose product MRVAIVTESFPPDLNGVAHSVVRVAEHLVARGHEPLVVAPAPAPAAAERAEAGAHPYPVVRVPSLPVPLYRSFRLGLPSRRLTEVLAEHAPDVVHLASPFVLGARGLTVARRLRLPTLAVYQTDVAAYARAYHLGWSVATVWRWLREIHNAADRTLAPSTAAAADLTANGIDRVRIWGRGIDPVRFDPARRCEQTRRELAPGGETLVGYVGRLAAEKRVDLLAETSRLPGVRVVVVGDGPARKELERALPAVRFLGARHGRELARLYASFDVFTHTGPHETFGQTVQEAQASGVPVVAPAAGGPMDLVVSGVTGLLVPPGDPTALAGAVAGLVADPARRARYGRAARAAVAGRTWAAIGDELIEHYRAVLDAPGVVARLPVAA is encoded by the coding sequence ATGCGCGTCGCGATCGTCACCGAGTCCTTCCCGCCGGACCTCAACGGGGTGGCGCACTCCGTGGTGCGGGTCGCCGAACACCTGGTCGCCCGCGGCCACGAGCCGTTGGTCGTCGCGCCGGCGCCAGCGCCGGCCGCCGCCGAGCGGGCGGAGGCCGGCGCCCACCCGTACCCGGTGGTCCGGGTGCCGAGCCTGCCGGTGCCGCTGTACCGCAGCTTCCGGCTCGGCCTGCCGAGCCGCCGGCTGACCGAGGTGCTGGCCGAGCACGCCCCGGACGTCGTACACCTGGCCAGCCCGTTCGTGCTCGGTGCGCGAGGACTGACGGTCGCCCGCCGGTTGCGGCTACCCACCCTGGCGGTCTACCAGACCGACGTGGCCGCCTACGCCCGCGCGTACCACCTGGGGTGGAGCGTGGCGACGGTCTGGCGCTGGCTGCGCGAGATCCACAACGCGGCGGACCGCACCCTGGCGCCCTCGACCGCCGCGGCCGCCGACCTGACCGCCAACGGCATCGACCGGGTACGCATCTGGGGCCGCGGCATCGACCCGGTCCGGTTCGACCCGGCCCGCCGCTGCGAACAGACCCGCCGCGAGCTGGCCCCCGGTGGTGAGACGCTGGTCGGCTACGTCGGCCGGCTCGCCGCCGAGAAGCGGGTGGACCTGCTCGCCGAGACCAGCCGGCTGCCGGGCGTACGGGTCGTGGTGGTGGGTGACGGACCGGCCCGCAAGGAGTTGGAACGCGCCCTGCCGGCGGTCCGCTTCCTCGGCGCCCGGCACGGCCGCGAACTGGCCCGGCTGTACGCCAGCTTCGACGTGTTCACCCACACCGGGCCGCACGAGACCTTCGGCCAGACCGTGCAGGAGGCGCAGGCCAGCGGCGTACCGGTGGTGGCACCGGCCGCCGGTGGCCCGATGGACCTGGTGGTGTCCGGGGTGACCGGGCTGCTGGTGCCGCCCGGTGATCCGACGGCGCTCGCCGGGGCGGTCGCCGGCCTGGTCGCCGACCCGGCCCGTCGGGCCCGGTACGGCCGGGCCGCGCGGGCCGCGGTCGCCGGCCGTACCTGGGCGGCGATCGGCGACGAGTTGATCGAACACTACCGCGCCGTGTTGGACGCCCCCGGCGTCGTGGCCCGCCTGCCGGTCGCCGCCTGA
- the rph gene encoding ribonuclease PH: protein MARPDGRTHAQLRPVTLTRNWSMHPEGSVLVEFGQTKVLCTASVTEGVPRWRKGSGLGWVTAEYAMLPRATTTRSDRESVKGRLGGRTHEISRLIGRSLRAAVDLKALGENSIVLDCDVLQADGGTRTAAITGGYVALNDAVSWLADRKALSGKPDRVMRRSIAAVSVGVIDGEPRLDLCYLEDVAADVDMNVVCTGDGDFVEVQGTGEAAVFGRDQLDAMLDLAVAGCAELTAVQRKVLDR, encoded by the coding sequence ATGGCACGACCCGACGGACGCACCCACGCCCAGCTACGACCGGTGACCCTGACCCGCAACTGGAGCATGCACCCGGAAGGGTCGGTGCTGGTCGAGTTCGGGCAGACCAAGGTGCTCTGCACCGCGAGCGTCACCGAGGGGGTGCCCCGCTGGCGGAAAGGGTCCGGACTGGGCTGGGTTACGGCCGAGTACGCCATGCTGCCGCGGGCGACCACCACCCGGTCGGACCGGGAGAGCGTCAAGGGCCGGCTGGGTGGTCGGACCCACGAGATCTCCCGGCTGATCGGGCGCAGCCTGCGTGCCGCCGTCGACCTGAAGGCGCTCGGGGAGAACTCGATCGTGCTGGACTGCGACGTGCTGCAGGCCGACGGCGGCACCCGGACCGCCGCGATCACCGGCGGCTACGTCGCGCTGAACGACGCGGTCAGCTGGCTGGCCGACCGCAAGGCGCTCAGCGGCAAGCCGGACCGGGTGATGCGGCGCTCGATCGCGGCGGTCAGCGTGGGCGTGATCGACGGCGAACCGCGGCTGGACCTGTGCTATCTGGAGGACGTCGCGGCCGACGTGGACATGAACGTGGTCTGCACCGGCGACGGCGACTTCGTCGAGGTGCAGGGCACCGGTGAGGCGGCGGTGTTCGGCCGGGACCAGCTTGACGCCATGCTCGACCTGGCGGTCGCCGGTTGCGCCGAGCTGACCGCCGTGCAGCGTAAGGTGCTGGACCGGTGA
- the rdgB gene encoding RdgB/HAM1 family non-canonical purine NTP pyrophosphatase: MSAAPPGRTRLLLATRNGKKLAELQRILDTSLGAHRVQLVGLADLEPYPEVPESGLTFGENALLKAREGCRHTGLPTVADDSGLAVDALGGMPGVFSARWSGRHGDDLANLNLVLAQLADVPDEHRAASFVCAAALVLPGGKEHLVEGRQSGRLLHAGRGDGGFGYDPIFIGDGQERTNAELSSAEKDAISHRGKAFRLMAKVVAKTLG; this comes from the coding sequence GTGAGCGCGGCACCTCCCGGGCGCACCCGGCTGCTGCTCGCCACCCGCAACGGCAAGAAGCTGGCCGAGCTGCAGCGGATCCTGGACACCTCGCTCGGTGCCCACCGGGTTCAACTGGTCGGGCTGGCCGACCTGGAGCCCTACCCGGAGGTGCCCGAATCCGGCCTCACCTTTGGTGAGAACGCGCTGCTCAAAGCCAGGGAAGGCTGCCGGCACACCGGGCTGCCGACGGTCGCCGACGACTCCGGGTTGGCCGTCGACGCGCTGGGCGGGATGCCCGGAGTGTTCAGCGCCCGGTGGTCCGGCCGGCACGGTGACGACCTCGCCAACCTGAATCTGGTGCTGGCCCAACTGGCCGACGTGCCGGACGAGCACCGGGCGGCGTCGTTCGTCTGCGCGGCGGCCCTGGTGCTGCCCGGCGGCAAGGAACACCTGGTCGAAGGTCGTCAGTCCGGCCGGCTGTTGCACGCCGGTCGTGGCGACGGCGGCTTCGGTTACGACCCGATCTTCATCGGCGACGGCCAGGAACGGACCAACGCCGAGCTCAGCTCGGCCGAGAAGGACGCGATCAGCCACCGTGGCAAGGCATTCAGGTTGATGGCGAAGGTCGTCGCGAAGACCCTCGGATGA
- a CDS encoding glycoside hydrolase family 26 protein — MSDVIARTGSGRRRLIVGGVSAALLAGMVVTALPLLADDEVTVSATADTTATDVPQDGDNGAKTTLATCPALCERNPRGARDAIVEFTVDQLPKTVRNLRVRLQLYSWQDLDAQVTAYRTAVDARQSRPSLAGADGIARTVDRALATLPTVRKGYNEWDVSAQVAGNGTYTFALRQTGLNQRVYWPSVEYRDQSIRPRLVISYEPAADAPSSPPPAAAPTPSAPPSAPVPTTPAPSASASASASPTAAPSPSASPPAPGAGCGSVSDLLVPACGAWWGMYSPTSAAKGWNHGGAVAEVEAQVGRKFDIVHRYHDFSNAGSNGAFPDKFEQEQMRGGRLMFFAWESRIFSSGTTLSWRDVYSGRYDSVIDDVAGRIKATGVPVFMGFDHEPEDEPAKGSDADFVRAWRHVHQRFAKAGADNAVWVWVMMGWSGHYDRYADLYPGDAYVDWVGYDPYNFYACNGGKTWKDPHTTVGGFYRWLDEHRIGVGKPRMLAEFGSNFDPDDPAAKQRWFEQFPAAIKAHPKIKAVVYFNSAGSTTTSATCNMTMNHNPSALAGFTRAGKDPYFRQPLPGRS; from the coding sequence TTGAGCGACGTCATCGCGCGTACCGGGTCCGGCCGTCGCCGGCTCATCGTCGGCGGCGTCAGCGCCGCGCTGCTGGCCGGCATGGTGGTCACCGCCCTGCCGTTGCTCGCCGACGACGAGGTCACCGTGTCGGCGACCGCCGACACCACCGCAACCGACGTGCCGCAGGACGGTGACAACGGGGCGAAGACCACCCTGGCCACCTGTCCCGCGCTCTGCGAGCGCAACCCGCGGGGGGCCCGGGACGCGATCGTCGAGTTCACCGTCGACCAACTACCGAAGACCGTTCGCAACCTGCGGGTCCGCCTGCAGTTGTACTCCTGGCAGGACCTGGACGCGCAGGTCACCGCGTACCGGACCGCAGTGGACGCCCGTCAGTCGCGGCCGTCGCTGGCCGGGGCGGACGGTATCGCCCGGACCGTCGACCGGGCACTCGCGACGCTGCCGACGGTCCGCAAGGGCTACAACGAGTGGGACGTGTCCGCGCAGGTCGCCGGCAACGGCACCTACACGTTCGCGCTGCGCCAGACCGGGCTGAACCAACGCGTCTACTGGCCGTCGGTCGAGTACCGCGACCAGTCGATCCGGCCACGGCTGGTGATCAGCTACGAGCCGGCGGCGGACGCGCCCAGCAGCCCGCCACCGGCTGCGGCGCCCACCCCGTCGGCGCCGCCGAGCGCGCCGGTGCCGACCACGCCGGCCCCGTCGGCGTCCGCATCGGCCTCCGCTTCGCCGACCGCCGCGCCCAGCCCGTCGGCCAGCCCGCCGGCCCCCGGTGCCGGCTGTGGCTCGGTGTCGGACCTGCTGGTGCCCGCCTGCGGTGCCTGGTGGGGGATGTACTCGCCGACCAGCGCCGCGAAGGGCTGGAACCACGGGGGTGCGGTCGCCGAGGTGGAGGCGCAGGTCGGGCGCAAGTTCGACATCGTGCACCGCTATCACGACTTCTCGAACGCCGGCAGCAACGGGGCGTTCCCTGACAAGTTCGAGCAGGAGCAGATGCGCGGCGGCCGGTTGATGTTCTTCGCCTGGGAGTCCCGGATCTTCTCCTCCGGCACCACGCTGAGCTGGCGGGACGTCTACAGCGGCCGGTACGACTCGGTGATCGACGACGTGGCCGGCCGGATCAAGGCGACCGGGGTGCCGGTGTTCATGGGCTTCGACCACGAGCCGGAGGACGAGCCGGCGAAGGGCAGCGACGCCGACTTCGTGCGGGCCTGGCGGCACGTGCACCAACGCTTCGCGAAGGCCGGCGCGGACAACGCGGTCTGGGTGTGGGTGATGATGGGCTGGTCGGGCCATTACGACCGGTACGCCGACCTCTACCCCGGTGACGCCTATGTGGACTGGGTCGGCTACGATCCGTACAACTTCTACGCCTGCAACGGCGGCAAGACCTGGAAGGATCCGCACACCACGGTCGGCGGGTTCTACCGGTGGCTGGACGAGCACCGCATCGGTGTGGGCAAACCCCGGATGCTGGCCGAGTTCGGCAGCAACTTCGACCCGGACGACCCGGCGGCGAAGCAGCGGTGGTTCGAGCAGTTCCCGGCGGCGATCAAGGCGCATCCGAAGATCAAGGCGGTGGTCTACTTCAACTCCGCCGGATCGACGACCACGTCGGCCACCTGCAACATGACGATGAACCACAACCCGTCCGCACTGGCCGGGTTCACCAGGGCCGGCAAGGATCCGTATTTCCGGCAGCCGCTGCCGGGCCGGAGTTGA